In Kogia breviceps isolate mKogBre1 chromosome 19, mKogBre1 haplotype 1, whole genome shotgun sequence, a single genomic region encodes these proteins:
- the LLGL2 gene encoding LLGL scribble cell polarity complex component 2 isoform X3, with translation MRRFLRPGHDPARERLKRDLFQFNKTVEHGFPHQPSALGYSPSLRILAIGTRSGAIKLYGAPGVEFMGLHRENNAVVQIRFLPGQCQLVTLLDDNSLHLWCLKVKGGVSELQEDESFTLRGPPGAAPSATQITVVLPHSSCQLLYLGTESGSVFGVQLPAFRALEDRTISSDAVLQRLPEEVRHRRAFEMVEALQEHPRDPNQILMGYSRGLVVIWDLQGSCVLCHFLSSQQLENVCWQRDGHLIVSCHSDGSYCQWPVSSDTLQPEPLRSCVPYGPFPCKAITKIFWLTTKQGLSFTIFQGGMPRASYGDRHCISVVHNGQHTAFDFTSRVIDFTVLVEANPEAAFDDPYALVVLAEEELVVIDLQTAGWPPVQPPYLASLHCSAITCSHHVSNIPLKLWERVIAAGSRQNTHFSTMEWPINGGTSLAPAPPQRDLLLTGHEDGTVRFWDASGVCLRLLYKLSTVRVFLTDTDPNESLSAQGEDEWPPLRKVGSFDPYSDDPRLGIQKIFLCKYSGYLAVAGTAGQVLVLELNDEEAEHAVEQVEADLLQDQEGYRWKGHERLCARPGPVHFEPGFQPFVLVQCQPPAVVTSLALHSEWRLVAFGTSHGFGLFDHQQRRQVFVKCTLHPNDQLALEGPLSRVKSLKKSLRQSFRRIRRSRVSSRKRRPAGPPGEAQEGRSRAERTGLQNVELAPVQRKIEARSAEDSFTGFVRTLYFADTYLRDSFRHCPSLWAGTNGGTVYAFALRVPPAERRLDEPVRAEQAKEIQLMHRAPVVGILVLDGHSVPLPEPLEVAHDLSKSPDMQGSHQLLVVSEEQFKVFTLPKVSARLKLKLTALEGSRVRRVGAAHFGSCRAERYREHHLAVLTNLGDIQVVSLPLLKPQVRYSCIRREDVSGIASCVFTKHGQGFYLISPSEFERFSLSTKWLVEPRCLVDSAGTKNHSRLCDRPGPEKASGRARNSGSQSDGEERRSGPVMEHALLNDERVLKEVQSTLEGDQGVLLSCRGSVSSAR, from the exons ACGGTGGAGCATGGCTTCCCGCACCAGCCCAGCGCCCTCGGCTACAGCCCCTCCCTGCGCATCCTGGCCATCGGCACCCGCTCCGGAGCCATCAAGCT CTATGGTGCCCCAGGGGTGGAGTTCATGGGGCTGCACCGTGAGAACAATGCAGTAGTGCAGATCCGCTTCCTGCCTGGCCAG TGCCAGCTGGTCACCCTGCTGGATGACAACAGCCTGCACCTCTGGTGCCTGAAGGTCAAAGGCGGGGTGTCAGAGCTGCAGGAGGATGAGAGTTTCACGCTCCGTGGTCCCCCAGG GGCCGCTCCCAGCGCCACACAGATCACCGTGGTCCTGCCGCATTCCTCCTGCCAGCTGCTTTACCTGGGCACCGAGAGCGGCAGTGTGTTCGGGGTGCAGCTGCCGGCTTTCCGCGCGCTGGAGGACCGGACGATCAGCTCGGATGCCGTGCTGCAGCG GTTGCCAGAGGAGGTCCGCCACAGGCGGGCATTTGAGATGGTGGAGGCTCTGCAGGAACATCCCCGGGACCCCAACCAGATCCTCATGGGCTACAGCCGGGGCCTTGTCGTCATCTGGGACCTCCAGGGCAGCTGTGTTCTCTGTCATTTCCTCAGCAGCCAG CAACTGGAGAACGTCTGCTGGCAGCGGGACGGCCATCTAATTGTCAGCTGCCATTCTGACGGTAGCTACTGCCAGTGGCCCGTGTCCAGTGACACCCTGCAACCGGAGCCCCTGCGCAGCTGTGTGCCTTACG gCCCTTTTCCTTGCAAAGCTATTACGAAAATCTTCTGGCTGACCACCAAGCAGGG GTTGTCCTTCACCATCTTCCAGGGCGGCATGCCGCGGGCCAGCTATGGAGACCGCCACTGCATCTCAGTGGTCCACAACGGCCAGCACACAGCCTTTGACTTCACCTCCCGTGTCATCGACTTCACTGTCCTCGTTGAGGCGAACCCCGAGGCCG CCTTTGATGACCCCTATGCCCTGGTAGTGCTGGCTGAGGAGGAGCTGGTCGTGATTGACCTGCAGACGGCTGGTTGGCCTCCGGTCCAGCCTCCCTACCTGGCCTCCCTGCACTGCTCCGCCATCACCTGCTCCCACCACGTCTCCAACATCCCCCTGAAGCTGTGGGAGCGCGTCATCGCTGCCGGCAGCCGGCAGAACACACACTTCTCCACCATG GAGTGGCCCATTAACGGTGGCACCAGCCTGGCCCCGGCCCCACCCCAGAGGGACCTGCTGCTCACAGG GCACGAGGACGGCACAGTGCGGTTCTGGGATGCCTCGGGCGTCTGCTTGCGGCTGCTCTACAAACTCAGCACGGTACGGGTGTTCCTCACCGACACAGACCCCAACGAGAGCCTCAGTGCGCAGGGTGAGGACGAGTGGCCCCCCCTCCGCAAG GTGGGCTCCTTCGACCCCTACAGTGATGATCCTCGGCTGGGCATCCAGAAGATTTTCCTCTGCAAATACAGTGGCTACCTGGCTGTGGCCGGCACAGCAGGGCAG GTGCTGGTGCTGGAGCTGAATGACGAGGAGGCGGAGCACGCCGTGGAGCAGGTGGAGGCCGACCTGCTGCAGGACCAGGAGGGCTACCGCTGGAAGGGGCACGAGCGGCTGTGTGCCCGCCCGGGGCCCGTGCACTTCGAGCCCGGCTTCCAGCCCTTTGTGCTGGTGCAGTGCCAGCCCCCGGCTGTGGTCACCTCCTTGGCCCTGCACTCCGAGTGGCGGCTCGTGGCCTTCGGCACCAGCCACGGCTTTGGCCTCTTTGACCACCAGCAGCGGCGGCAGGTCTTTGTCAA GTGCACGCTGCACCCCAACGACCAGCTAGCCTTGGAGGGCCCGCTGTCCCGTGTGAAGTCCCTGAAGAAGTCCCTGCGCCAGTCCTTCCGCCGGATACGGCGCAGCCGGGTGTCCAGCAGGAAGCGGCGGCCTGCTGGCCCTCCGGGAGAG GCGCAGGAGGGGAGAAGCAGGGCGGAGAGGACCGGCCTGCAGAACGTGGAGCTGGCGCCCGTGCAGCGCAAGATCGAGGCCCGCTCGGCGGAGGACTCCTTCACGGGCTTTGTCCGGACCCTCTACTTCGCTGACACCTACCTGAGGGACA GCTTCCGCCACTGCCCCTCGCTGTGGGCTGGCACCAACGGAGGCACCGTCTACGCCTTCGCGCTGCGCGTGCCCCCCGCCGAGCGGAGGCTGGATGAGCCGGTGCGGGCGGAGCAGG CCAAGGAGATCCAGCTGATGCACCGAGCGCCCGTGGTGGGCATCCTGGTGCTGGACGGACACAGTGTGCCCCTTCCCGAGCCCCTGGAAGTGGCCCACGACCTGTCAAAGAGCCCCGACATGCAGGGAAGCCACCAGCTGCTTGTCGTGTCGGAGGAGCAGTTCAAG GTGTTCACGCTGCCCAAGGTCAGTGCCAGGCTGAAGCTGAAGCTGACCGCCCTGGAGGGCTCGCGGGTGCGGCGGGTCGGCGCGGCCCACTTCGGGAGCTGTCGGGCCGAGCGCTACAGAGAGCATCACCTGGCTGTCCTCACCAACCTGGGTGACATCCAGGTGGTCTCGCTGCCCCTGCTCAAGCCCCAGGTGCGGTACAGCTGCATCCGCCGGGAGGACGTCAGCGGCATCGCCTCCTGCGTCTTCACCAAGCACGGCCAAG GTTTCTACCTGATCTCACCCTCCGAGTTTGAGCGCTTCTCCCTCTCCACCAAGTGGCTGGTTGAGCCCCGGTGCCTGGTGGATTCAGCAGGAACGAAGAACCACAGCCGTCTCTGCGACAGACCGGGCCCTGAGAAGGCCTCAGGCCGAGCCAG GAACTCAGGGAGCCAGAGTGATGGAGAGG AGAGGAGGTCGGGCCCCGTGATGGAGCACGCTCTGCTCAATGACGAGA GAGTCCTGAAGGAGGTCCAGAGCACGCTGGAGGGAGACCAAGG GGTGCTCCTGAGTTGCCGTGGCTCTGTCTCCTCTGCGCGATGA
- the LLGL2 gene encoding LLGL scribble cell polarity complex component 2 isoform X2, with translation MRRFLRPGHDPARERLKRDLFQFNKTVEHGFPHQPSALGYSPSLRILAIGTRSGAIKLYGAPGVEFMGLHRENNAVVQIRFLPGQCQLVTLLDDNSLHLWCLKVKGGVSELQEDESFTLRGPPGAAPSATQITVVLPHSSCQLLYLGTESGSVFGVQLPAFRALEDRTISSDAVLQRLPEEVRHRRAFEMVEALQEHPRDPNQILMGYSRGLVVIWDLQGSCVLCHFLSSQQLENVCWQRDGHLIVSCHSDGSYCQWPVSSDTLQPEPLRSCVPYGPFPCKAITKIFWLTTKQGLSFTIFQGGMPRASYGDRHCISVVHNGQHTAFDFTSRVIDFTVLVEANPEAAFDDPYALVVLAEEELVVIDLQTAGWPPVQPPYLASLHCSAITCSHHVSNIPLKLWERVIAAGSRQNTHFSTMEWPINGGTSLAPAPPQRDLLLTGHEDGTVRFWDASGVCLRLLYKLSTVRVFLTDTDPNESLSAQGEDEWPPLRKVGSFDPYSDDPRLGIQKIFLCKYSGYLAVAGTAGQVLVLELNDEEAEHAVEQVEADLLQDQEGYRWKGHERLCARPGPVHFEPGFQPFVLVQCQPPAVVTSLALHSEWRLVAFGTSHGFGLFDHQQRRQVFVKCTLHPNDQLALEGPLSRVKSLKKSLRQSFRRIRRSRVSSRKRRPAGPPGEAQEGRSRAERTGLQNVELAPVQRKIEARSAEDSFTGFVRTLYFADTYLRDSFRHCPSLWAGTNGGTVYAFALRVPPAERRLDEPVRAEQAKEIQLMHRAPVVGILVLDGHSVPLPEPLEVAHDLSKSPDMQGSHQLLVVSEEQFKVFTLPKVSARLKLKLTALEGSRVRRVGAAHFGSCRAERYREHHLAVLTNLGDIQVVSLPLLKPQVRYSCIRREDVSGIASCVFTKHGQGFYLISPSEFERFSLSTKWLVEPRCLVDSAGTKNHSRLCDRPGPEKASGRARNSGSQSDGEERRSGPVMEHALLNDERVLKEVQSTLEGDQGSCGDWRSQRVAVGYGLSNGGGCS, from the exons ACGGTGGAGCATGGCTTCCCGCACCAGCCCAGCGCCCTCGGCTACAGCCCCTCCCTGCGCATCCTGGCCATCGGCACCCGCTCCGGAGCCATCAAGCT CTATGGTGCCCCAGGGGTGGAGTTCATGGGGCTGCACCGTGAGAACAATGCAGTAGTGCAGATCCGCTTCCTGCCTGGCCAG TGCCAGCTGGTCACCCTGCTGGATGACAACAGCCTGCACCTCTGGTGCCTGAAGGTCAAAGGCGGGGTGTCAGAGCTGCAGGAGGATGAGAGTTTCACGCTCCGTGGTCCCCCAGG GGCCGCTCCCAGCGCCACACAGATCACCGTGGTCCTGCCGCATTCCTCCTGCCAGCTGCTTTACCTGGGCACCGAGAGCGGCAGTGTGTTCGGGGTGCAGCTGCCGGCTTTCCGCGCGCTGGAGGACCGGACGATCAGCTCGGATGCCGTGCTGCAGCG GTTGCCAGAGGAGGTCCGCCACAGGCGGGCATTTGAGATGGTGGAGGCTCTGCAGGAACATCCCCGGGACCCCAACCAGATCCTCATGGGCTACAGCCGGGGCCTTGTCGTCATCTGGGACCTCCAGGGCAGCTGTGTTCTCTGTCATTTCCTCAGCAGCCAG CAACTGGAGAACGTCTGCTGGCAGCGGGACGGCCATCTAATTGTCAGCTGCCATTCTGACGGTAGCTACTGCCAGTGGCCCGTGTCCAGTGACACCCTGCAACCGGAGCCCCTGCGCAGCTGTGTGCCTTACG gCCCTTTTCCTTGCAAAGCTATTACGAAAATCTTCTGGCTGACCACCAAGCAGGG GTTGTCCTTCACCATCTTCCAGGGCGGCATGCCGCGGGCCAGCTATGGAGACCGCCACTGCATCTCAGTGGTCCACAACGGCCAGCACACAGCCTTTGACTTCACCTCCCGTGTCATCGACTTCACTGTCCTCGTTGAGGCGAACCCCGAGGCCG CCTTTGATGACCCCTATGCCCTGGTAGTGCTGGCTGAGGAGGAGCTGGTCGTGATTGACCTGCAGACGGCTGGTTGGCCTCCGGTCCAGCCTCCCTACCTGGCCTCCCTGCACTGCTCCGCCATCACCTGCTCCCACCACGTCTCCAACATCCCCCTGAAGCTGTGGGAGCGCGTCATCGCTGCCGGCAGCCGGCAGAACACACACTTCTCCACCATG GAGTGGCCCATTAACGGTGGCACCAGCCTGGCCCCGGCCCCACCCCAGAGGGACCTGCTGCTCACAGG GCACGAGGACGGCACAGTGCGGTTCTGGGATGCCTCGGGCGTCTGCTTGCGGCTGCTCTACAAACTCAGCACGGTACGGGTGTTCCTCACCGACACAGACCCCAACGAGAGCCTCAGTGCGCAGGGTGAGGACGAGTGGCCCCCCCTCCGCAAG GTGGGCTCCTTCGACCCCTACAGTGATGATCCTCGGCTGGGCATCCAGAAGATTTTCCTCTGCAAATACAGTGGCTACCTGGCTGTGGCCGGCACAGCAGGGCAG GTGCTGGTGCTGGAGCTGAATGACGAGGAGGCGGAGCACGCCGTGGAGCAGGTGGAGGCCGACCTGCTGCAGGACCAGGAGGGCTACCGCTGGAAGGGGCACGAGCGGCTGTGTGCCCGCCCGGGGCCCGTGCACTTCGAGCCCGGCTTCCAGCCCTTTGTGCTGGTGCAGTGCCAGCCCCCGGCTGTGGTCACCTCCTTGGCCCTGCACTCCGAGTGGCGGCTCGTGGCCTTCGGCACCAGCCACGGCTTTGGCCTCTTTGACCACCAGCAGCGGCGGCAGGTCTTTGTCAA GTGCACGCTGCACCCCAACGACCAGCTAGCCTTGGAGGGCCCGCTGTCCCGTGTGAAGTCCCTGAAGAAGTCCCTGCGCCAGTCCTTCCGCCGGATACGGCGCAGCCGGGTGTCCAGCAGGAAGCGGCGGCCTGCTGGCCCTCCGGGAGAG GCGCAGGAGGGGAGAAGCAGGGCGGAGAGGACCGGCCTGCAGAACGTGGAGCTGGCGCCCGTGCAGCGCAAGATCGAGGCCCGCTCGGCGGAGGACTCCTTCACGGGCTTTGTCCGGACCCTCTACTTCGCTGACACCTACCTGAGGGACA GCTTCCGCCACTGCCCCTCGCTGTGGGCTGGCACCAACGGAGGCACCGTCTACGCCTTCGCGCTGCGCGTGCCCCCCGCCGAGCGGAGGCTGGATGAGCCGGTGCGGGCGGAGCAGG CCAAGGAGATCCAGCTGATGCACCGAGCGCCCGTGGTGGGCATCCTGGTGCTGGACGGACACAGTGTGCCCCTTCCCGAGCCCCTGGAAGTGGCCCACGACCTGTCAAAGAGCCCCGACATGCAGGGAAGCCACCAGCTGCTTGTCGTGTCGGAGGAGCAGTTCAAG GTGTTCACGCTGCCCAAGGTCAGTGCCAGGCTGAAGCTGAAGCTGACCGCCCTGGAGGGCTCGCGGGTGCGGCGGGTCGGCGCGGCCCACTTCGGGAGCTGTCGGGCCGAGCGCTACAGAGAGCATCACCTGGCTGTCCTCACCAACCTGGGTGACATCCAGGTGGTCTCGCTGCCCCTGCTCAAGCCCCAGGTGCGGTACAGCTGCATCCGCCGGGAGGACGTCAGCGGCATCGCCTCCTGCGTCTTCACCAAGCACGGCCAAG GTTTCTACCTGATCTCACCCTCCGAGTTTGAGCGCTTCTCCCTCTCCACCAAGTGGCTGGTTGAGCCCCGGTGCCTGGTGGATTCAGCAGGAACGAAGAACCACAGCCGTCTCTGCGACAGACCGGGCCCTGAGAAGGCCTCAGGCCGAGCCAG GAACTCAGGGAGCCAGAGTGATGGAGAGG AGAGGAGGTCGGGCCCCGTGATGGAGCACGCTCTGCTCAATGACGAGA GAGTCCTGAAGGAGGTCCAGAGCACGCTGGAGGGAGACCAAGG GAGCTGTGGTGATTGGCGTTCTCAGAGAGTGGCCGTGGGGTACGGCCTCAGCAATGGGGGAG GGTGCTCCTGA
- the LLGL2 gene encoding LLGL scribble cell polarity complex component 2 isoform X1: MRRFLRPGHDPARERLKRDLFQFNKTVEHGFPHQPSALGYSPSLRILAIGTRSGAIKLYGAPGVEFMGLHRENNAVVQIRFLPGQCQLVTLLDDNSLHLWCLKVKGGVSELQEDESFTLRGPPGAAPSATQITVVLPHSSCQLLYLGTESGSVFGVQLPAFRALEDRTISSDAVLQRLPEEVRHRRAFEMVEALQEHPRDPNQILMGYSRGLVVIWDLQGSCVLCHFLSSQQLENVCWQRDGHLIVSCHSDGSYCQWPVSSDTLQPEPLRSCVPYGPFPCKAITKIFWLTTKQGLSFTIFQGGMPRASYGDRHCISVVHNGQHTAFDFTSRVIDFTVLVEANPEAAFDDPYALVVLAEEELVVIDLQTAGWPPVQPPYLASLHCSAITCSHHVSNIPLKLWERVIAAGSRQNTHFSTMEWPINGGTSLAPAPPQRDLLLTGHEDGTVRFWDASGVCLRLLYKLSTVRVFLTDTDPNESLSAQGEDEWPPLRKVGSFDPYSDDPRLGIQKIFLCKYSGYLAVAGTAGQVLVLELNDEEAEHAVEQVEADLLQDQEGYRWKGHERLCARPGPVHFEPGFQPFVLVQCQPPAVVTSLALHSEWRLVAFGTSHGFGLFDHQQRRQVFVKCTLHPNDQLALEGPLSRVKSLKKSLRQSFRRIRRSRVSSRKRRPAGPPGEAQEGRSRAERTGLQNVELAPVQRKIEARSAEDSFTGFVRTLYFADTYLRDSFRHCPSLWAGTNGGTVYAFALRVPPAERRLDEPVRAEQAKEIQLMHRAPVVGILVLDGHSVPLPEPLEVAHDLSKSPDMQGSHQLLVVSEEQFKVFTLPKVSARLKLKLTALEGSRVRRVGAAHFGSCRAERYREHHLAVLTNLGDIQVVSLPLLKPQVRYSCIRREDVSGIASCVFTKHGQGFYLISPSEFERFSLSTKWLVEPRCLVDSAGTKNHSRLCDRPGPEKASGRARNSGSQSDGEERRSGPVMEHALLNDERVLKEVQSTLEGDQGSCGDWRSQRVAVGVLLSCRGSVSSAR, from the exons ACGGTGGAGCATGGCTTCCCGCACCAGCCCAGCGCCCTCGGCTACAGCCCCTCCCTGCGCATCCTGGCCATCGGCACCCGCTCCGGAGCCATCAAGCT CTATGGTGCCCCAGGGGTGGAGTTCATGGGGCTGCACCGTGAGAACAATGCAGTAGTGCAGATCCGCTTCCTGCCTGGCCAG TGCCAGCTGGTCACCCTGCTGGATGACAACAGCCTGCACCTCTGGTGCCTGAAGGTCAAAGGCGGGGTGTCAGAGCTGCAGGAGGATGAGAGTTTCACGCTCCGTGGTCCCCCAGG GGCCGCTCCCAGCGCCACACAGATCACCGTGGTCCTGCCGCATTCCTCCTGCCAGCTGCTTTACCTGGGCACCGAGAGCGGCAGTGTGTTCGGGGTGCAGCTGCCGGCTTTCCGCGCGCTGGAGGACCGGACGATCAGCTCGGATGCCGTGCTGCAGCG GTTGCCAGAGGAGGTCCGCCACAGGCGGGCATTTGAGATGGTGGAGGCTCTGCAGGAACATCCCCGGGACCCCAACCAGATCCTCATGGGCTACAGCCGGGGCCTTGTCGTCATCTGGGACCTCCAGGGCAGCTGTGTTCTCTGTCATTTCCTCAGCAGCCAG CAACTGGAGAACGTCTGCTGGCAGCGGGACGGCCATCTAATTGTCAGCTGCCATTCTGACGGTAGCTACTGCCAGTGGCCCGTGTCCAGTGACACCCTGCAACCGGAGCCCCTGCGCAGCTGTGTGCCTTACG gCCCTTTTCCTTGCAAAGCTATTACGAAAATCTTCTGGCTGACCACCAAGCAGGG GTTGTCCTTCACCATCTTCCAGGGCGGCATGCCGCGGGCCAGCTATGGAGACCGCCACTGCATCTCAGTGGTCCACAACGGCCAGCACACAGCCTTTGACTTCACCTCCCGTGTCATCGACTTCACTGTCCTCGTTGAGGCGAACCCCGAGGCCG CCTTTGATGACCCCTATGCCCTGGTAGTGCTGGCTGAGGAGGAGCTGGTCGTGATTGACCTGCAGACGGCTGGTTGGCCTCCGGTCCAGCCTCCCTACCTGGCCTCCCTGCACTGCTCCGCCATCACCTGCTCCCACCACGTCTCCAACATCCCCCTGAAGCTGTGGGAGCGCGTCATCGCTGCCGGCAGCCGGCAGAACACACACTTCTCCACCATG GAGTGGCCCATTAACGGTGGCACCAGCCTGGCCCCGGCCCCACCCCAGAGGGACCTGCTGCTCACAGG GCACGAGGACGGCACAGTGCGGTTCTGGGATGCCTCGGGCGTCTGCTTGCGGCTGCTCTACAAACTCAGCACGGTACGGGTGTTCCTCACCGACACAGACCCCAACGAGAGCCTCAGTGCGCAGGGTGAGGACGAGTGGCCCCCCCTCCGCAAG GTGGGCTCCTTCGACCCCTACAGTGATGATCCTCGGCTGGGCATCCAGAAGATTTTCCTCTGCAAATACAGTGGCTACCTGGCTGTGGCCGGCACAGCAGGGCAG GTGCTGGTGCTGGAGCTGAATGACGAGGAGGCGGAGCACGCCGTGGAGCAGGTGGAGGCCGACCTGCTGCAGGACCAGGAGGGCTACCGCTGGAAGGGGCACGAGCGGCTGTGTGCCCGCCCGGGGCCCGTGCACTTCGAGCCCGGCTTCCAGCCCTTTGTGCTGGTGCAGTGCCAGCCCCCGGCTGTGGTCACCTCCTTGGCCCTGCACTCCGAGTGGCGGCTCGTGGCCTTCGGCACCAGCCACGGCTTTGGCCTCTTTGACCACCAGCAGCGGCGGCAGGTCTTTGTCAA GTGCACGCTGCACCCCAACGACCAGCTAGCCTTGGAGGGCCCGCTGTCCCGTGTGAAGTCCCTGAAGAAGTCCCTGCGCCAGTCCTTCCGCCGGATACGGCGCAGCCGGGTGTCCAGCAGGAAGCGGCGGCCTGCTGGCCCTCCGGGAGAG GCGCAGGAGGGGAGAAGCAGGGCGGAGAGGACCGGCCTGCAGAACGTGGAGCTGGCGCCCGTGCAGCGCAAGATCGAGGCCCGCTCGGCGGAGGACTCCTTCACGGGCTTTGTCCGGACCCTCTACTTCGCTGACACCTACCTGAGGGACA GCTTCCGCCACTGCCCCTCGCTGTGGGCTGGCACCAACGGAGGCACCGTCTACGCCTTCGCGCTGCGCGTGCCCCCCGCCGAGCGGAGGCTGGATGAGCCGGTGCGGGCGGAGCAGG CCAAGGAGATCCAGCTGATGCACCGAGCGCCCGTGGTGGGCATCCTGGTGCTGGACGGACACAGTGTGCCCCTTCCCGAGCCCCTGGAAGTGGCCCACGACCTGTCAAAGAGCCCCGACATGCAGGGAAGCCACCAGCTGCTTGTCGTGTCGGAGGAGCAGTTCAAG GTGTTCACGCTGCCCAAGGTCAGTGCCAGGCTGAAGCTGAAGCTGACCGCCCTGGAGGGCTCGCGGGTGCGGCGGGTCGGCGCGGCCCACTTCGGGAGCTGTCGGGCCGAGCGCTACAGAGAGCATCACCTGGCTGTCCTCACCAACCTGGGTGACATCCAGGTGGTCTCGCTGCCCCTGCTCAAGCCCCAGGTGCGGTACAGCTGCATCCGCCGGGAGGACGTCAGCGGCATCGCCTCCTGCGTCTTCACCAAGCACGGCCAAG GTTTCTACCTGATCTCACCCTCCGAGTTTGAGCGCTTCTCCCTCTCCACCAAGTGGCTGGTTGAGCCCCGGTGCCTGGTGGATTCAGCAGGAACGAAGAACCACAGCCGTCTCTGCGACAGACCGGGCCCTGAGAAGGCCTCAGGCCGAGCCAG GAACTCAGGGAGCCAGAGTGATGGAGAGG AGAGGAGGTCGGGCCCCGTGATGGAGCACGCTCTGCTCAATGACGAGA GAGTCCTGAAGGAGGTCCAGAGCACGCTGGAGGGAGACCAAGG GAGCTGTGGTGATTGGCGTTCTCAGAGAGTGGCCGTGGG GGTGCTCCTGAGTTGCCGTGGCTCTGTCTCCTCTGCGCGATGA